One Flavobacterium sp. 90 DNA segment encodes these proteins:
- a CDS encoding GxxExxY protein: protein MSENDLSRIVFHSALKVHQTLGPGLLESAYEECLFYELRKFGLLVEKQKALPLIYEEIKLDIGYRLDILVENKLILEIKAVDCLNEIHFAQLLTYLKLTNCKLGLLINFNVSLIKNGIKRVANNL, encoded by the coding sequence ATGTCAGAAAATGATTTATCACGAATTGTGTTCCATTCAGCTTTGAAGGTTCATCAAACTTTAGGGCCTGGGCTTTTAGAAAGTGCTTACGAAGAGTGCTTATTTTACGAGTTAAGAAAATTCGGCTTATTAGTTGAAAAACAAAAGGCTTTACCTTTAATTTACGAAGAAATTAAATTAGATATTGGTTATCGATTAGATATTTTAGTAGAAAATAAATTAATTTTGGAAATAAAAGCAGTCGATTGTTTAAATGAAATACATTTTGCACAACTATTGACTTATTTAAAATTAACAAATTGCAAATTAGGTTTGTTAATAAATTTCAATGTTTCTTTAATAAAAAACGGAATTAAAAGAGTAGCAAACAATCTTTAA
- a CDS encoding cyclase family protein, producing the protein MIAKINNFEIDLSKPIDISIPLTNTDENPIAWYIEKPVIEPVVFGDWIGKVSEGKSSTNFNNIFFNPHGHGTHTECLGHITNDFYSINQTLKQFFFFAKLITVEPEKIGDDLVITKEHISTSLNMTKDEASLNGAKPEAIIIRTLPNQQNKKSRKYSNTNPPYLSEEAAIFIRESEIQHLLIDLPSVDKEHDEGKLLAHKAFWNVKDTVNLNVDARLNATITEMIYVSNEIQNGDYILNLQIASFENDASPSKPILYKI; encoded by the coding sequence ATGATAGCAAAAATCAACAACTTCGAAATAGACTTATCAAAACCCATTGATATCTCAATTCCATTAACGAATACAGACGAAAATCCAATTGCTTGGTATATTGAAAAACCAGTTATTGAACCTGTGGTTTTTGGCGATTGGATCGGGAAAGTTTCTGAAGGAAAATCTTCTACCAATTTCAATAATATCTTTTTTAATCCGCACGGACACGGAACACATACGGAATGTTTAGGGCATATTACGAATGACTTTTATAGCATTAATCAAACGTTGAAACAGTTTTTCTTTTTTGCAAAACTGATTACGGTTGAACCTGAAAAGATTGGTGATGATTTGGTGATTACAAAAGAACATATTTCGACTTCGCTCAATATGACAAAAGATGAAGCTTCGCTAAATGGTGCAAAACCGGAAGCAATTATTATTCGAACACTTCCAAATCAACAAAATAAAAAGTCAAGAAAATACTCGAATACAAATCCGCCTTATTTATCTGAAGAAGCTGCGATTTTCATCCGCGAAAGCGAAATTCAGCATTTGTTAATCGATTTACCAAGTGTTGACAAAGAACATGACGAAGGAAAATTATTGGCTCACAAAGCATTTTGGAATGTAAAAGACACGGTTAATCTAAACGTTGATGCACGTTTAAACGCAACAATTACTGAAATGATTTATGTTTCTAACGAAATTCAGAATGGCGATTATATACTAAATTTACAAATCGCTTCGTTTGAAAATGACGCAAGTCCGAGTAAACCTATTTTATATAAAATTTAA
- a CDS encoding GNAT family N-acetyltransferase, protein MITVSTDKDKLNVPFIQNFLKDIYWAAGRTIEEVQTTIDASVCFGIYLNNKQIGFARVITDYVVFGYVMDVFITEEHRGKGYSSILIETMMNEPILKDIKIWRLATSDAHFLYEKFGFKPLEHPEKMMEKKL, encoded by the coding sequence ATGATTACTGTTTCAACTGATAAAGACAAACTTAATGTTCCTTTTATTCAAAATTTCCTAAAGGATATTTATTGGGCTGCGGGAAGAACTATCGAAGAAGTACAAACTACAATTGATGCTTCTGTTTGTTTTGGAATTTACTTAAATAACAAACAAATTGGCTTTGCACGTGTCATTACAGATTATGTAGTTTTTGGATATGTAATGGATGTTTTTATTACTGAAGAACATCGCGGAAAAGGATATTCGTCTATTTTGATTGAAACGATGATGAACGAACCGATTCTCAAAGACATTAAAATTTGGAGATTAGCAACAAGTGATGCTCATTTTTTATATGAGAAATTTGGTTTTAAACCTTTGGAACATCCGGAGAAAATGATGGAAAAGAAACTATGA
- a CDS encoding DUF4260 domain-containing protein has protein sequence MKTIVKLEELGLFILGIYLFSLLNYQWWWFLVLILAPDLSMIGYAFGNKTGAFLYNLFHHKGIAVSLYIIGCFLKLEIVQLIGIILFSHSAMDRIFGYGLKYEKGFKYTHLGEIGK, from the coding sequence ATGAAAACAATCGTAAAACTTGAAGAATTAGGATTATTTATCCTCGGAATCTATTTATTTAGCTTACTCAATTATCAATGGTGGTGGTTTTTGGTTTTGATTTTGGCACCCGATCTTTCTATGATTGGTTATGCCTTTGGCAATAAAACCGGCGCCTTTTTATATAACTTATTTCATCATAAAGGGATTGCCGTTTCTTTATATATAATTGGCTGTTTCTTAAAACTTGAAATCGTTCAGCTTATTGGGATTATATTATTTTCGCATTCGGCAATGGATCGGATTTTTGGTTATGGGCTGAAATATGAAAAAGGATTTAAATACACGCATTTAGGCGAAATTGGAAAATAA
- a CDS encoding MmcQ/YjbR family DNA-binding protein yields the protein MNLETYYEYCLSKKGVSEHFPFDEDTLVFKVGGKMFALSSLAQWEKNEPSVNLKCDPERAQELRAEYDEIKPGFHMSKVHWNTIALNGNLPTAFIKELIDHSYELVFKSLTKKIQNEIIELEN from the coding sequence ATGAATCTAGAAACGTATTACGAATATTGTCTTTCGAAAAAAGGCGTTAGCGAACATTTTCCTTTTGATGAAGACACTTTGGTTTTTAAAGTTGGCGGAAAAATGTTTGCTTTATCTTCACTTGCTCAATGGGAAAAAAATGAACCTTCGGTGAATTTAAAATGTGATCCGGAACGCGCTCAGGAACTAAGAGCAGAATATGATGAGATAAAACCAGGTTTTCATATGAGCAAAGTTCATTGGAATACGATTGCTTTAAACGGAAATTTACCGACTGCTTTTATCAAAGAATTGATTGATCACTCGTATGAATTGGTTTTCAAAAGTTTGACAAAGAAAATCCAGAATGAAATTATTGAATTAGAAAATTAG
- a CDS encoding PH domain-containing protein has protein sequence MKEQFKKFLNEEQDPKAIEKITSKLNDLLMKNEEIGYIAVQKKPAITVFPDSIILTNKRIIICKPKNLGLSMDFTDYTWDDIASTFVKENILGSEFSFGTTTDLTISIDYIPKTQARKIYTYAKEQLDLLKNPIVAETPVVETAQAVEEEDDLDVEEVETEEVTNYAEILPATTPYETYEPIQQQNPAPTGDRKLSELSKEELFDKLQNYKKLLDNGLIMQGEYDTYKKEILSYM, from the coding sequence ATGAAAGAACAATTTAAAAAATTTCTGAACGAAGAACAAGATCCAAAAGCGATTGAAAAAATCACTTCGAAACTCAACGATTTATTGATGAAAAACGAAGAAATTGGTTATATCGCGGTTCAAAAAAAACCAGCAATTACTGTTTTTCCAGATAGCATAATCTTAACGAATAAACGTATTATTATTTGCAAACCTAAAAATTTAGGTCTTTCAATGGATTTTACAGATTATACCTGGGATGATATTGCAAGCACTTTTGTAAAAGAGAATATTTTGGGTTCTGAATTTTCATTTGGAACTACAACTGACCTGACAATTTCGATTGATTACATTCCGAAAACTCAGGCTAGAAAAATTTATACTTACGCAAAAGAGCAATTAGATTTATTAAAAAATCCAATTGTTGCTGAAACTCCAGTCGTAGAAACAGCGCAAGCAGTTGAAGAAGAAGATGATCTTGATGTTGAAGAAGTTGAAACGGAAGAAGTAACAAATTATGCAGAAATTTTACCTGCAACAACTCCTTACGAAACTTATGAGCCAATTCAGCAACAAAATCCAGCTCCAACCGGAGATCGTAAATTAAGTGAATTATCTAAAGAAGAACTTTTTGATAAATTACAGAATTACAAAAAATTGCTTGATAATGGTTTAATCATGCAAGGAGAATATGATACTTATAAAAAAGAAATATTGAGTTACATGTAA
- a CDS encoding DUF4407 domain-containing protein: MLKQFFILCSGTDRDLLEGCSEGEQTKYVGIGATVFFTAVMAFLASAYALFTVFDSIYPALIFGFVWSLLIFNLDRFIVSTIKKRDRFMDEFLQATPRIMLAIIIAIVISKPLEIKIFEKEINTVLLKEKNEMELANKKQVGNYFKSDLDKNKAEIAALKADILKKEKEVNALYSTYITEAEGTTGTKKLGKGPVYKEKREKHDATLKEFETLKTTNEAKIAEKEKLGKQLQSDLDKKVSQTQPIIEGFDGLMARINALDKLPWLPSFFIMLLFLAIETSPIIAKLLSPKGEFDFKQEEAETAMKATLAQNKYQRDLLIKTSAQMHDKVYADIAEDKSLYDLQRKNAKELLELQSNSFVEKQKATL; encoded by the coding sequence ATGTTAAAACAATTTTTTATCCTATGTTCCGGGACAGATCGAGACTTACTCGAAGGTTGTTCAGAAGGCGAACAAACCAAATATGTTGGTATTGGCGCCACCGTTTTCTTTACCGCAGTTATGGCTTTCCTTGCCAGTGCTTATGCGCTTTTTACTGTTTTTGATTCTATTTATCCCGCTTTAATTTTTGGATTTGTATGGAGTTTACTTATTTTTAATTTGGATCGATTTATCGTTTCTACGATTAAAAAGAGAGATCGTTTTATGGATGAATTTCTGCAAGCGACACCTCGAATTATGTTGGCAATTATTATTGCAATCGTAATCTCAAAGCCTTTAGAAATTAAAATTTTCGAAAAAGAAATCAATACCGTTTTGTTGAAAGAGAAAAACGAAATGGAATTGGCGAATAAAAAACAAGTTGGAAATTATTTCAAATCAGATTTAGATAAAAACAAAGCTGAGATCGCAGCTTTGAAAGCCGATATTCTGAAGAAAGAAAAAGAAGTAAATGCTTTATATTCAACTTATATTACAGAAGCCGAAGGAACGACAGGAACTAAAAAACTAGGAAAAGGACCAGTTTATAAAGAGAAACGCGAAAAGCACGATGCAACTTTAAAGGAATTTGAAACTTTAAAAACGACAAACGAAGCTAAAATTGCCGAGAAAGAAAAACTAGGTAAACAGCTTCAGAGTGATTTAGACAAAAAAGTATCGCAAACACAACCAATTATTGAAGGTTTTGACGGATTAATGGCGCGTATTAATGCATTGGATAAATTACCTTGGCTACCCTCATTTTTTATAATGTTGTTGTTTCTTGCGATTGAAACATCTCCAATTATAGCAAAATTATTATCTCCAAAAGGAGAATTTGATTTTAAACAAGAAGAAGCCGAAACAGCGATGAAAGCTACTTTGGCACAAAACAAATATCAACGTGATTTGTTAATCAAAACAAGTGCTCAAATGCACGATAAAGTTTACGCTGATATTGCCGAAGATAAAAGTCTCTACGATCTACAACGAAAAAACGCAAAAGAATTACTGGAACTGCAATCCAATAGTTTTGTAGAAAAGCAAAAAGCGACTCTATAA